A segment of the Fusobacterium sp. SYSU M8D902 genome:
AACAGTTGGAGTAATAGGAACAGGAAAAATAGGTTATACAGCAGCTAAATTATTCCATGGTCTAGGAGCAAAGGTAATAGCTTATGATCTATACCCTAATGAAGAGGCAAAATCAATATTAGAATATGTAAGTTTAGATGAGTTAAATAGAACTGCAGATATAATAACATTACACTGTCCATACATAAAGGGAGAGAATGATAACTTAATTGGAGGAGAGTTCATCTCTAATTTAAAAGATGGTGCTATTATAATCAATACAGCTAGAGGAGAGCTTCAAAATGTTGAAGATATAATAAAAGGATTGGAAAATGGAAAAATAGGTGGATTTGCTACTGATGTATTTTCAAATGAAAAAGAGTTTTTCTTTAAAGATATGACAGGAAAAGCGATAGATGAAAAGGTAGAAAAACTACTATCTCTATATCCAAAAGTTTTAGTAACTCCACATATAGGTTCATACACAGATGAAGCATTAACTAATATGATTGAAATATCATATGAAAATTTACAAGAGTATTTAGAAACTGGAGATTGTACAAATAAATTATAAAATATGAATAAAACCTTTCTTAATGTAGTATAATATTAAGAGAGGTTTTTTTAATAGGAGGTAGAGATGAAAGTTTTGTTTATAGGAAATAGCCACACTTTTTTTAATGATTTACCATATCTATTTAAACAGATTTGCAGTGAGAATAATATTGGTGTAGATGTAACAATGTTAGCCAGAGGTTATAAAGGACTGGATTATCACTCTAAAGAACCAGAAACAAGATTTAATATTTTATATGGAAACTATGATATTGTTGTTTTACAACATCTACAGAGTGGATTTGATAAAGATGTTTTGTATACCTCAGTAAAAAAGATAAAAGAGTTCATAAATATGTCAGGAGCTAAACCATTTTTATATATGACTTGGACGTTAAAAAATGAGAGAGATAAGCAGATAGAGTTAAGTGAAGGATATAGAGAGGTAGGAAAAAAACTTGGAATAGATGTAGCTAATGTAGGTGAAGTTTGGTGGAGATATTTTGATAAATATCCAGAAGAGGAGTTATATTATCAAGATGATAAGCATGCTTCTAAATTGGGATCAACTTTAGCTGCCTATGTAATTTATAATACTATATTTAATAAAAAGGCAAGTGGGGGAGAGTTGAGTAAAAAAGTAAATGAATTGATCTGATAAGTAAAAAAGGATTAACTTCTGATTTTTAGAAGTTAATCCTTAACTTATAATTTAATAATGTCTATAAAACTATAACTCCATACCCTTTTTAATCTTTGATATAGTCTCCTCATCAAAGATTTTATTTGCAAGAGCAAGTGCAAAATCAAGAGCTAAACCAGCACCCATACCAGTGATTAAGTTAGAATCAATCTGAGTATTTTCTTTAGTACAGATATAACCCTCCATCTCTTCAACAACAGAAGAGTGACAAGTAACTCTCTTTCCTTTGAAAATTCCGTTCTTAGCAAGAACAGTTGGTCCACCACAGATAGCTCCAATAAATTTGTTATTTTCTTGATAGAATTTTACAATCTTTCCAACTTCTGCAGAATTACCTAAATTAACATATCCAGGGTAACCTCCAGGTAGGATAAGCATATCTCCATCAAGTATCTCATTTTCAAATATAGTAGTATCACTTATAACAGTTACCTTTTGAGCTGAGACTACTTCTTTAGAATTAGAAATAGAGACAGTAACAACGTCTGCTCCTCCTCTTCTCAAAACGTCAACAGGTGTCATAGCCTCAATAAGTTCAAATCCATCCGCCAAAAGAACATAAACTTTTTTAGACATAATATAAGCCTCCTAATTATTTTCAACAGTAAGTTTACCTTGATTAATTAAAGCAAGAACATATTGGTGAGCATCAACAACAGCATTACAGTAAGCTGATTTTGTCTCTCCTTCAAAGAAAGCGTTAAGTAAAACTTGTTGCTGTTCTTCAATGTTTACTTTTAGTTCCTCAACAGTAATAAGACCTTTTTTATACTCATCAACAAGGGCCTCAAATACAGTATCAAATGTAGAATCATAAAGATTTTCTTCCCATGTTTCAAAAATTGACATATTTATTCACCTCATAAAATTTAATTTCTAGTATGCAAATATCTTATCATTTTTTAGTAAAATTGTCAACTTTTATCAAAGGTCATATTTTTAAAAAATTAAGTTAAAGAAAATAGAGAAATCATAGCAGGGACAAGTATTGGGACAACGATTGTTATAACCAATCCCGAGTAAAAAGCTATGATTGAAACATCTGGTGGATTACTTTTATTGATTACAGGTAAGACAGAGTCCATTGCAGTGGCTCCAGCTGTTGCTACAGATTCATATGATCCTATTTTTTTTGCAATAATAGGTATCAATAAAATAGAACATAGTTCTCTAAAAACGTTTGAAAGAAAGGCAACTCCTCCCAAATGTGCATCAATTTTGGAAAGTTCAATAGCTGAAAATGAATACCAACCCATACCAGAGGAGATAGCAACACTCTCTCCAAGAGATAGTTCTATAAAATATGAAGCAATAGCACCACCAATAAGAGAACCTATTATGGTAATAAAAGGTAAAAATAGTATTTTTTTACTTATATTTTGTAGATGTTTAAAAACTTCATCATTATTTCCAATATCAATTCCTACAAAGAATAGTAAAAGACATAAACCGAAACTAATTAAAAAATCAACATTTTCTAAAATATAAGTATTTTTAAAAAATAGTCCACCAATAACACCAATTATAACAGAAAGAATAATACCTAACATTATCCTCTACCTCCTCTATATATAATAAAGACAATCAAGATACTGAATATAATAGCAAAAGCAGTGATAATAATAGCTTGAATTCCTAACTGAGATAAATTATTTATAATATCATCATTGGCACCGATCTTGTATCCCATAAATCCAAGTAAAAAGAATAGAGATCCCGTTTGAAAATGTGAAACCTTACTTTTTAAATTTTCAGGGATTATCTTTTTTTTAGCAATGAAAAAACCGATTAAAATAATGATAACATACAAAATAATAGTTTGCATACTCTTTCCCCTCCTATGCTTTTATTAAATTATTTAGAAAAAATAAATTTAGTTTTTTGTATATATGGTTTTTCAGGTGTAGTTATAATAGCCTTATCAGGTAAAAAATTAAGAGCATCAGCATAGTTTTGTGTTTCAAAACAGATTCCCATATGTTTTTTACAGATAGTGTCACTATTTAAATTTCCAACCTCATACAGATAGTTTCCTGAATAGATTACAACAGCAGGTTGGTCAGTCACTACTTCCAAACTTCTTCCAGAGATTTTATCTTCTAAAAAGATAGCTTTAGTTTTTTCGTGGTCAAGTATAAATGGATGATCTAAACCTGAATTTACAATTTTTATCTGTTCGTCATTAGAGTTTAGTGCTGAAGATAAAAGAACAGGCTCTCTAAAGTCAAAGGCAGTGTGTTCTACATTTTTTATTTCAACAGGTAGAGTCTCTTCATTAACAGCTATAAATTGGTTACAGTCTAGTTGAAGATACTCATCACTAATATCTCTTTTAAAATCTCCACTTAGATTGAAGTAAGTGTGATTAGTAAGATTTAAGTATGTTGGTCTATCAGAAGTACCATGATACTCAATTATCAGTTGGTTATCCTTAAGAATATAGTTAACTTCAATTTTTACATTACCAGGAAATCCTTCTTCTAGATGAGGACTTTCTAAAGATAGTTTAAGTCCTAAAAAATTTTCTAAAATCTCTACATTCCATATTTTATGACCAAAATTATCTATTCCACCATGAAGATTATTGTTACCAGAGTTTTTATTCAAATTAAAAATCTCTCCATTTAATTTAAGAGTAGCGTTTCCAATTCTACCAGCATTTCTACCGATTAAAGAACCGAAATAAGGAGATCTTTTTTCATAATCTTCTATCGAAGGAAGGTTTAGAACAACATTTTCCATGATACCATTTTTATCAGGAACAGTTATTTTTCTAATAACTCCCCCATAATTTAAAATTTCCACTTCCATAAATTCATTTTTTAGGGTATACATAAAAACCTCTTCATTATTTCTAGTAGTTCCCCAATTTCTAACTTTTATTTCCATAATCTCACCTCATTTACTATTTTAGCATATAAAGCTAAAAAAAGTAATAAGTTAAAATAATTAGTAGAAAAAAATGGAGATAA
Coding sequences within it:
- a CDS encoding lysine exporter LysO family protein — encoded protein: MLGIILSVIIGVIGGLFFKNTYILENVDFLISFGLCLLLFFVGIDIGNNDEVFKHLQNISKKILFLPFITIIGSLIGGAIASYFIELSLGESVAISSGMGWYSFSAIELSKIDAHLGGVAFLSNVFRELCSILLIPIIAKKIGSYESVATAGATAMDSVLPVINKSNPPDVSIIAFYSGLVITIVVPILVPAMISLFSLT
- a CDS encoding 2-hydroxyacid dehydrogenase, yielding MKLICYGVRKVEKSYFEKLNKFGYELTLVEELMNDTNVELIEGHEAVMLRANCPANRKNLEKMKNFGVKYLLTRTVGYNHIDLDAAYEMGFKMARVPRYSPNAIAELAITFAMNLVRKGSYMIDRTRDKNFVVDEYMFSPEIRNLTVGVIGTGKIGYTAAKLFHGLGAKVIAYDLYPNEEAKSILEYVSLDELNRTADIITLHCPYIKGENDNLIGGEFISNLKDGAIIINTARGELQNVEDIIKGLENGKIGGFATDVFSNEKEFFFKDMTGKAIDEKVEKLLSLYPKVLVTPHIGSYTDEALTNMIEISYENLQEYLETGDCTNKL
- a CDS encoding LysO family transporter, which gives rise to MQTIILYVIIILIGFFIAKKKIIPENLKSKVSHFQTGSLFFLLGFMGYKIGANDDIINNLSQLGIQAIIITAFAIIFSILIVFIIYRGGRG
- a CDS encoding aldose epimerase family protein; protein product: MEIKVRNWGTTRNNEEVFMYTLKNEFMEVEILNYGGVIRKITVPDKNGIMENVVLNLPSIEDYEKRSPYFGSLIGRNAGRIGNATLKLNGEIFNLNKNSGNNNLHGGIDNFGHKIWNVEILENFLGLKLSLESPHLEEGFPGNVKIEVNYILKDNQLIIEYHGTSDRPTYLNLTNHTYFNLSGDFKRDISDEYLQLDCNQFIAVNEETLPVEIKNVEHTAFDFREPVLLSSALNSNDEQIKIVNSGLDHPFILDHEKTKAIFLEDKISGRSLEVVTDQPAVVIYSGNYLYEVGNLNSDTICKKHMGICFETQNYADALNFLPDKAIITTPEKPYIQKTKFIFSK
- a CDS encoding DJ-1 family glyoxalase III — its product is MSKKVYVLLADGFELIEAMTPVDVLRRGGADVVTVSISNSKEVVSAQKVTVISDTTIFENEILDGDMLILPGGYPGYVNLGNSAEVGKIVKFYQENNKFIGAICGGPTVLAKNGIFKGKRVTCHSSVVEEMEGYICTKENTQIDSNLITGMGAGLALDFALALANKIFDEETISKIKKGMEL